A stretch of the Bacillus anthracis str. Vollum genome encodes the following:
- the mntA gene encoding manganese ABC transporter substrate-binding protein/adhesin MntA: MKFKNVVLSILCIFVFALTACSSNTNGKEEGSGKLKVVTTYSIIYDMVKQIGGEKVEIHSLVPIGANPHEYDPLPKDVMKMTDADMVLYNGLNLEEGGAWFKKLLKTANKSEKDAPVYKVSEGVEAIYLETKGLEKEPDPHAWMNIKNGILYAENVKKALIKEDPKNKEFYTKNADNYVAELQKLHDETVNRIHQIPEEKRFLISSEGAFKYFGKAYDIKTGYIWEINSENQGTPDQIRDVVSVIQTNKVPALFVETSVDRRSMETVSKETNVPIAGTIFTDSLGKSGEDGDTYLKMMKWNIDTIINGLQK, translated from the coding sequence ATGAAATTTAAAAATGTTGTATTATCGATACTTTGTATTTTCGTATTTGCATTAACAGCGTGTTCTAGTAACACAAATGGAAAAGAAGAGGGCAGTGGAAAATTAAAAGTTGTAACTACATACTCCATTATATATGATATGGTGAAGCAAATTGGCGGAGAGAAAGTTGAGATTCATAGTCTTGTTCCAATTGGAGCTAACCCGCATGAATATGATCCACTACCAAAAGATGTTATGAAAATGACAGATGCAGATATGGTTCTTTACAATGGATTGAACCTAGAAGAAGGTGGAGCGTGGTTTAAAAAGCTATTAAAAACGGCAAATAAATCAGAGAAAGATGCACCGGTTTATAAAGTAAGTGAAGGCGTAGAAGCTATTTATTTAGAGACAAAAGGATTAGAAAAAGAACCAGACCCGCATGCATGGATGAACATTAAAAATGGTATTTTATATGCTGAAAATGTGAAAAAGGCATTAATTAAAGAAGACCCTAAAAATAAAGAGTTCTATACTAAAAATGCTGACAACTATGTAGCAGAACTTCAAAAGTTACATGATGAGACAGTAAACAGAATTCATCAAATCCCTGAGGAGAAACGGTTCTTAATCTCTAGTGAAGGTGCTTTTAAATACTTTGGAAAAGCATATGATATTAAAACGGGATACATTTGGGAAATTAACTCAGAAAATCAAGGTACACCAGATCAAATTCGAGATGTTGTAAGTGTAATTCAAACAAATAAAGTTCCGGCTCTATTTGTAGAAACTAGTGTAGATCGACGCAGCATGGAAACTGTTTCAAAAGAAACAAACGTGCCAATTGCAGGTACAATTTTTACAGATTCACTAGGTAAATCAGGTGAGGATGGAGATACGTATTTAAAAATGATGAAATGGAATATAGATACCATTATTAATGGGTTACAAAAGTAA
- a CDS encoding metal ABC transporter permease: MKIVEFIDALTQYSFLQKALLTSVMVGIICGVIGCFIILRGMALMGDAISHAVLPGVALSYMIGMNYFIGAVLTGVITAVGIGFVSQNSRIKHDMAIGIMFTSVFAVGIILITFMKSSSDLYHILFGNVLSVRSSDMWMTLIIGVVIIGLVMLFYKELLVSTFDPTMAQSYGLPNKWIHYGLMILLTMVTVASLQTVGIILVVAMLITPAATAYLLTNRLWVMIYLAAGIGALSSVVGLYFSFSYNLASGATIVLVATFLFALAFFFSPSQGLFWRAIKIRKNRAELS, encoded by the coding sequence ATGAAGATTGTAGAATTTATAGATGCATTAACGCAGTACAGTTTTCTGCAGAAGGCGTTGTTAACTTCCGTTATGGTAGGAATTATCTGTGGTGTCATTGGGTGTTTTATTATTTTACGAGGTATGGCATTAATGGGTGATGCCATTTCACATGCCGTTCTTCCTGGAGTAGCGCTTTCTTATATGATTGGAATGAACTATTTCATAGGAGCTGTTTTAACAGGTGTTATTACTGCAGTTGGAATTGGTTTTGTAAGTCAAAATAGTCGTATTAAACATGATATGGCGATAGGGATTATGTTCACATCTGTATTTGCTGTAGGGATTATTTTAATTACCTTTATGAAGAGTAGTTCAGATTTATATCATATTTTATTCGGGAACGTCCTATCAGTCCGTTCTTCCGATATGTGGATGACACTTATTATTGGAGTAGTTATTATTGGCCTTGTCATGCTGTTTTACAAAGAATTACTCGTATCCACTTTTGATCCAACAATGGCGCAAAGTTATGGATTGCCGAACAAATGGATTCATTATGGCTTAATGATTCTTCTTACAATGGTGACAGTCGCATCCCTTCAAACTGTTGGAATTATTCTAGTTGTTGCCATGCTTATCACACCGGCGGCTACAGCGTATTTATTAACAAATCGTTTATGGGTCATGATTTATTTAGCGGCAGGCATCGGTGCACTTTCATCTGTAGTAGGGTTATATTTTAGTTTCTCTTATAATCTTGCTTCAGGTGCGACAATTGTTCTTGTTGCAACATTCTTGTTCGCATTAGCATTCTTTTTCTCACCGTCACAAGGTTTGTTTTGGAGAGCTATCAAAATTAGAAAAAATAGAGCAGAGTTGTCATAA